From Oceanicaulis alexandrii DSM 11625, one genomic window encodes:
- the mnmH gene encoding tRNA 2-selenouridine(34) synthase MnmH: protein MLRYETLKDVSAGALQRFDLIIDVRSPGEYAEDHLPGAVNMPVLDDAERAEIGTTYVQVSAFEARRAGAALVARNAAKHLETALADKPKRFRPLVYCWRGGMRSNSMATILSAVGWPVAVLEGGYQTWRRAVMAGIEAASPDLKLILIDGQTGTAKTALLQVLRDKGEQGVDLEGLARHRGSAFGGFANAPQPSQKAFETALWRALESVDLSRPVFLEAESARIGSVRLPSPLWTRMKQAPRIEIAAPLAERARFLATAYADIVDDPDQACAALELITPFHSKEQIAHWRELAHQGQPEQLAAELMTAHYDPAYDRARRKRLTPSALSFETERLDAAALEALADRIIAAKQAL, encoded by the coding sequence ATGTTGCGATACGAGACCCTGAAGGATGTCAGCGCCGGCGCATTGCAGCGCTTTGACCTGATCATCGACGTGCGTTCGCCCGGCGAATACGCCGAGGACCATTTGCCGGGCGCGGTGAACATGCCCGTGCTCGACGACGCCGAGCGCGCCGAGATCGGCACGACCTATGTCCAGGTGTCTGCGTTCGAGGCGCGGCGCGCGGGTGCGGCGCTGGTGGCGCGCAATGCGGCGAAGCATCTGGAGACCGCGCTGGCCGACAAGCCCAAACGCTTTCGCCCGCTTGTCTATTGCTGGCGCGGCGGCATGCGGTCCAATTCCATGGCGACGATCCTGTCGGCGGTCGGCTGGCCGGTCGCGGTGCTTGAGGGCGGCTATCAAACCTGGCGGCGGGCCGTGATGGCCGGGATCGAGGCGGCCTCTCCTGATCTGAAACTGATCCTGATTGATGGTCAGACCGGCACCGCGAAAACCGCCTTGTTGCAGGTGTTGCGGGACAAGGGCGAGCAGGGGGTGGATCTGGAAGGGCTGGCCCGTCATCGCGGTTCCGCCTTCGGAGGTTTCGCGAACGCGCCCCAGCCCAGCCAGAAAGCGTTTGAGACCGCGCTTTGGCGCGCGCTGGAAAGCGTCGACCTCAGCCGCCCGGTCTTTCTGGAGGCGGAATCCGCGCGGATCGGGTCGGTTCGCCTGCCGTCACCCTTGTGGACGAGGATGAAGCAGGCGCCGCGGATTGAGATCGCAGCGCCTCTGGCCGAGCGCGCCCGGTTTCTGGCCACGGCCTACGCCGATATCGTCGACGATCCCGACCAGGCGTGCGCGGCGCTGGAGCTCATCACGCCCTTCCACTCCAAGGAGCAGATCGCGCACTGGCGCGAGCTGGCTCATCAAGGCCAGCCTGAGCAGCTGGCGGCCGAGCTGATGACCGCGCATTACGATCCGGCCTATGACCGCGCCCGACGCAAACGCCTGACCCCGAGCGCCCTGTCATTTGAGACAGAGCGACTGGATGCGGCGGCGCTTGAGGCGCTGGCCGACCGCATCATCGCGGCGAAACAGGCGCTTTGA
- a CDS encoding dienelactone hydrolase family protein produces the protein MPKSDPEIAQGAFKLYDAYAHGAMSRRDFLDGLKAYAIGGLTVSVLAAALMPNYATAQQTEAGDSRLVEDDVLYASPDGAGEMSGYLVRPAGAETPRGGVLVIHENRGLNPHIRDVARRAALAGYVAFAPDALHPLGGYPGTDDEGRTLQRQRDGREMLQDFIAGAHYLRDHPACSGQVAAVGFCYGGAVANQLAVRLHWLAGSVPFYGGWPDPENAEAVRVPLQIHLAALDDRVNAGWPVWRDALDAADAPYQVFMYEGAQHGFHNDTTARFDPEQAELAWSRTLDFFDRVLTA, from the coding sequence ATGCCAAAGTCTGACCCCGAGATCGCGCAAGGCGCGTTCAAGCTCTATGACGCGTACGCCCATGGCGCGATGTCGCGACGCGATTTCCTGGACGGGCTCAAAGCCTACGCCATTGGCGGACTGACGGTCAGCGTGCTCGCCGCCGCCCTGATGCCGAACTACGCCACGGCGCAACAGACCGAAGCCGGCGATTCGCGACTGGTGGAAGACGACGTGCTTTACGCTTCGCCGGACGGCGCTGGCGAGATGAGCGGTTATCTCGTCCGTCCAGCCGGCGCCGAAACGCCGCGCGGCGGCGTTCTGGTCATTCATGAGAACCGCGGTCTGAACCCGCATATCCGGGATGTGGCGAGGCGCGCCGCGCTGGCGGGATATGTCGCCTTCGCTCCGGACGCCCTGCATCCGCTGGGCGGTTATCCGGGCACGGATGACGAAGGCCGCACCCTGCAGCGCCAACGCGATGGACGAGAAATGCTTCAGGACTTCATCGCGGGCGCGCACTATCTGCGTGATCATCCCGCCTGCTCGGGCCAGGTGGCGGCGGTCGGATTTTGCTATGGTGGCGCAGTCGCCAATCAGCTCGCCGTGCGTCTGCACTGGCTGGCGGGATCCGTGCCGTTTTATGGCGGCTGGCCCGACCCTGAAAACGCTGAAGCCGTGCGCGTTCCGCTACAGATCCATCTCGCCGCGCTCGATGACCGGGTCAACGCCGGCTGGCCGGTCTGGCGTGATGCGCTGGATGCAGCCGACGCGCCCTATCAGGTCTTCATGTATGAGGGCGCCCAGCACGGCTTTCACAATGACACCACGGCGCGGTTTGACCCAGAGCAGGCCGAGCTGGCCTGGTCGCGCACCCTGGACTTTTTCGACCGGGTGCTGACCGCTTAG
- a CDS encoding Mrp/NBP35 family ATP-binding protein → MLNALAPVADPATGAPLNRSGRIDGADLCDGVATLVLKPGGTDEDAGALRQAIQAALTAHPEIERARVIIEASLSAKAPKPAKAEAASPKAPAKAVIAVASGKGGVGKSTTAANLAAACVKMGLSVGLMDADVYGPSAPRIFGLNGAPGLQKTDGGIEPLEAHGVKLVSMGFLVGERDPVVWRGPMVTGAIRQFLTEVNWGDLDVLIIDMPPGTGDAQLAIAQSAPISGVVIVSTPQTLALDDARKAVALFDRTAIPILGIVENMSFFLCPSCGEGTEIFGRGGARAEAELLGVPFLGEIPLHPELREASDEGRLVASGDGPVAKAFHRAASGMLHALEGAHRPAPEIVFED, encoded by the coding sequence GTGCTCAACGCTCTCGCCCCCGTCGCCGATCCGGCCACCGGGGCGCCCTTGAACCGCTCAGGCCGCATTGATGGCGCGGATTTGTGCGACGGCGTGGCGACGCTGGTGCTCAAACCCGGCGGGACCGATGAAGATGCGGGCGCGTTGCGGCAGGCCATCCAGGCGGCGTTGACCGCTCATCCCGAGATCGAACGGGCGCGGGTCATCATAGAGGCGTCGTTGAGCGCCAAAGCGCCGAAACCGGCGAAAGCTGAAGCGGCGTCTCCCAAAGCGCCGGCCAAGGCGGTCATCGCTGTGGCGTCGGGCAAGGGCGGGGTGGGTAAATCCACCACGGCCGCCAACCTGGCCGCGGCCTGCGTGAAGATGGGCTTGTCGGTAGGCTTGATGGACGCCGACGTCTATGGCCCGAGCGCCCCCCGCATTTTTGGCCTGAACGGCGCGCCTGGTCTGCAAAAGACGGATGGCGGCATCGAGCCGCTGGAAGCGCATGGCGTGAAGCTGGTGTCCATGGGGTTCCTAGTGGGCGAACGCGATCCGGTGGTCTGGCGCGGCCCCATGGTGACCGGAGCGATCCGGCAGTTCCTGACCGAGGTGAACTGGGGTGATCTGGACGTGCTGATCATCGACATGCCGCCCGGCACGGGCGATGCGCAGCTCGCCATCGCGCAGAGCGCGCCGATTTCAGGCGTCGTGATCGTCTCCACCCCGCAGACCCTGGCGCTGGATGATGCGCGCAAGGCTGTGGCGCTGTTTGATCGCACGGCGATCCCGATCCTCGGCATTGTCGAGAATATGAGCTTTTTCCTGTGTCCGTCCTGCGGCGAGGGAACCGAGATTTTCGGCCGTGGCGGCGCGCGAGCGGAAGCGGAACTTCTGGGCGTGCCGTTCCTGGGCGAAATCCCGCTGCACCCCGAATTGCGTGAAGCCAGCGATGAAGGCCGGCTGGTCGCGTCTGGCGACGGCCCGGTGGCCAAGGCGTTTCACCGGGCTGCATCGGGCATGCTGCATGCGCTTGAAGGCGCGCACCGGCCCGCGCCCGAAATCGTCTTTGAAGACTAG
- a CDS encoding rhodanese-like domain-containing protein has translation MENWSPEQVDKALKAGEIILVDVREPGEYENERIPGALLLPLSTFDPAALPTGQGRKLVLHCAAGGRSGKAIQACAAAGSDVVAHMAGGMGAWKASGLAYYQIEPSTGQMVLKG, from the coding sequence ATGGAAAACTGGTCCCCGGAGCAGGTCGATAAGGCCCTGAAAGCAGGTGAAATCATCCTCGTGGATGTGCGCGAACCCGGTGAATACGAAAACGAGCGAATTCCGGGCGCTCTGCTCTTGCCGCTGTCGACGTTTGATCCGGCGGCGCTGCCGACCGGGCAGGGGCGCAAGTTGGTGCTCCATTGCGCGGCGGGCGGTCGATCGGGCAAGGCGATTCAGGCCTGTGCAGCGGCGGGATCTGATGTCGTGGCGCACATGGCGGGCGGCATGGGCGCGTGGAAAGCGTCAGGGCTCGCCTACTACCAGATCGAGCCGTCCACCGGACAGATGGTTCTGAAAGGCTGA
- the selD gene encoding selenide, water dikinase SelD has translation MTETSSATTPSLTSLARGGGCGCKLDPAFLDRILADSPPLPLNPALLLDAATRDDAAVYKLNDETALVATTDFFAPVVDDPYDFGRIAATNALSDVYAMGAKPIFCLAVLGMPINTLPPETIRQILDGGRSVAESVGAPVAGGHSIDAAEPFYGLVALGLAHPDQILTNAGAKPGDVLILGKPLGVGVFSAAQKRGLLTPDDYDAMIATTTRLNTPGSDLAGMTGVHAVTDVTGFGLLGHLSEMCRGSKLAASIDRTALPVFDGARRLLDQGVRTGASGRNWAAVERYVTQTPDWSDADRDMLCDPQTSGGLLVACAPDAAADVLAVFERHGHSAAVQIGRLDAGNPMISFSA, from the coding sequence ATGACCGAGACCTCCTCCGCCACAACGCCGTCCCTGACAAGCCTGGCTCGCGGGGGCGGCTGCGGCTGCAAGCTCGATCCCGCCTTTCTGGACCGCATCCTGGCGGATAGCCCGCCCCTGCCGCTGAACCCGGCCCTGCTTCTGGACGCCGCCACGCGCGATGACGCCGCCGTCTACAAGCTCAATGATGAGACGGCGCTGGTGGCGACGACGGACTTTTTCGCGCCCGTCGTTGATGACCCGTATGATTTCGGACGCATCGCAGCCACCAACGCCCTGTCAGACGTCTACGCCATGGGCGCCAAGCCGATCTTTTGCCTGGCGGTGCTGGGCATGCCGATCAATACGCTGCCGCCTGAAACCATCCGGCAGATTCTTGATGGCGGCCGCTCGGTCGCGGAAAGCGTCGGCGCGCCGGTCGCCGGCGGTCATTCCATTGACGCCGCCGAACCCTTCTACGGGCTTGTGGCGCTTGGTCTGGCGCATCCCGACCAGATCCTGACCAACGCCGGCGCCAAACCCGGCGACGTGCTGATCCTGGGCAAGCCGCTGGGCGTGGGCGTGTTCAGCGCCGCGCAGAAACGCGGGCTGCTGACGCCTGACGACTATGACGCCATGATCGCCACGACCACGCGGCTGAATACGCCCGGCTCCGATCTGGCGGGCATGACGGGCGTGCATGCGGTGACGGACGTCACCGGCTTTGGCCTGCTGGGTCATTTGTCGGAAATGTGCCGCGGTTCAAAACTCGCCGCCAGCATCGACCGCACCGCCCTGCCCGTCTTTGACGGCGCGCGGCGTCTGCTGGACCAGGGCGTGCGCACGGGCGCGTCAGGGCGCAACTGGGCGGCGGTTGAACGCTATGTCACCCAGACGCCTGACTGGTCAGACGCAGATCGCGACATGCTGTGCGATCCCCAGACCAGCGGCGGCCTGCTGGTCGCCTGCGCGCCGGACGCGGCGGCGGACGTGCTCGCGGTTTTCGAGCGCCATGGCCACAGCGCCGCCGTTCAGATCGGGCGCCTGGACGCCGGGAATCCGATGATCAGTTTTTCCGCCTGA
- a CDS encoding ABC1 kinase family protein, which yields MTDKADDRGSAVPKGRLSRLGRFGRLAAGTAGEALGNTVQALAKGERLDASRLILTPSNAKRMADELAHLRGAAMKMGQMLSMDSGDLLPPELTEVLARLRESARPMPPHQLKRVLTQNWGPNWLSRFKRFEPRPMAAASIGQVHRALTQDGRDLAIKVQYPGVRGSIDSDVDNLASLIALSGLAPKGLDLKPILEEVKRQLRDEADYAREGKKLSQFRDWLSGSDSFATPELASDLTTANVLAMSYLPGDPIETLVDALPSERNRVMAELANLTLREVFEFGAIQSDPNFANYRYQPDTGRVGLLDFGAVQDIPEAVQCAGRRLLKAGLSGDRGGREQALTELGYLSDETPPDQRALVLELTELALTPLFSAEPYDFDASALVEPLREGGFRLRAMGYAQTPAPMAVFIQRKVAGLYLLGAKLDARLDIRSVLSGHI from the coding sequence ATGACCGACAAAGCTGATGATCGCGGCTCCGCCGTCCCCAAAGGCCGTTTAAGTCGGCTGGGGCGCTTCGGACGTCTCGCCGCCGGCACGGCGGGGGAAGCGTTGGGCAACACGGTTCAGGCTCTGGCGAAAGGCGAGCGGCTGGACGCTTCGCGGCTGATCCTCACACCGTCAAACGCCAAACGCATGGCTGATGAGCTGGCGCATTTGCGCGGCGCCGCGATGAAAATGGGACAGATGCTGTCCATGGATTCCGGCGACCTGCTGCCGCCGGAGCTTACCGAGGTGCTGGCGCGGCTGCGCGAAAGCGCGCGGCCCATGCCGCCACACCAGCTCAAACGCGTGCTGACCCAGAACTGGGGACCAAACTGGCTCAGCCGGTTTAAGCGCTTCGAGCCGCGCCCCATGGCCGCCGCCTCCATCGGTCAGGTGCATCGCGCCCTCACCCAGGATGGCCGCGATCTGGCGATCAAGGTGCAGTATCCCGGCGTCCGAGGCAGCATAGACAGCGATGTGGACAACCTCGCCAGCCTCATCGCGCTGTCCGGGCTGGCGCCCAAGGGGCTCGACCTCAAGCCCATCCTTGAGGAAGTCAAACGCCAGCTCAGAGATGAGGCTGATTATGCGCGTGAGGGTAAAAAACTCTCCCAATTTCGGGACTGGCTCTCAGGGTCCGACAGCTTTGCAACGCCAGAACTGGCGTCCGATCTGACCACCGCGAACGTGCTGGCGATGAGCTATCTGCCCGGCGATCCGATCGAAACGCTGGTCGACGCCCTGCCCAGCGAGCGCAACCGGGTGATGGCTGAACTGGCGAATTTGACCTTGCGCGAAGTGTTTGAATTCGGCGCCATTCAGAGCGATCCCAATTTCGCCAATTATCGCTATCAACCCGACACGGGTCGGGTGGGTTTGCTGGATTTCGGCGCCGTGCAGGACATTCCCGAAGCGGTCCAATGCGCCGGACGGCGTTTGTTGAAAGCGGGACTGTCTGGCGACCGGGGCGGCCGCGAACAGGCGCTGACGGAGCTGGGCTATCTGTCAGACGAGACGCCGCCCGATCAGCGCGCTCTGGTGCTGGAGCTGACCGAGTTGGCGCTGACGCCGCTCTTCAGCGCTGAGCCGTATGATTTTGACGCGTCTGCCCTGGTCGAACCTCTGAGAGAGGGCGGATTCAGACTGCGCGCGATGGGGTACGCCCAGACGCCGGCGCCCATGGCGGTCTTCATCCAGCGCAAGGTCGCAGGACTGTATTTGCTCGGCGCGAAGCTCGACGCTCGCCTGGATATCCGAAGCGTCCTTTCAGGTCACATCTAA
- a CDS encoding DUF305 domain-containing protein: MTFNTRLRLQSATIALAAGLASQTGAFAQDAPIVQPGAPGEDVRQISADEAVQIAANRFSEADVQFMRDMIVHHYQAVQMADLVAERTSTDDIVAVAGRINASQADEIAFMQGWLEERGQDAPDPANDPHAMHHGMDHGGGHAGHSMMAGMATPEQMEELAQASGTEFDALFLELMIAHHDGAIVMVDALLDERGSAYDPVLFDFVNDVRSEQNSEIRRMSAVLAALSEDPRNGLSAGFRDAGEAISNLELVASLPKPTGFFDAENPVGLPPEITPEETDEEVERRFGQRAPFLSFSNTDMAFAGDLMAVGNYHGFNLYRLGEDAPVLISSVVCPGGQGDVSIVGDLLLVSVQDTRARVDCGRQGVSEDVSEERFRGLRIFDISNPVAPRQVGQVQTCRGSHTHSVVSSDENTIVVYNSGTSSIRDEEEMAGCVAGFPGDEETALFSIDVIEIPVANPAASSIVDSPRVFADDETGRIAGLWTGGDHGEGTQSTRRTDQCHDITVFPSLNLAAGACSGNGILLDISDPRAPQRIDAVVDQGFAYWHSATFSNAGDKILFTDEWGGGGRPRCRAQDPMDWGANAIYAINDGQLEFEGYYKISSAQTEEENCVAHNGSIVPVPGRDIFVQSWYQGGISVLDFTDPANAYEIAFFDRGPIDPDVMVLGGYWSSYWYDGRIYGTEIVRGLDVFEMLPSDQLSENEIAAAALADQGDTFNPQQQLPVSWPDHPVVGLAYLDQLMRDEALPSEQATSLYDALGRAAQVVEADARDRQLARELRDLGRDLPDASEDGVAAHRITALSEVIDGVARSLR, encoded by the coding sequence ATGACCTTCAACACACGATTGCGACTTCAGTCAGCCACGATTGCTCTAGCGGCGGGACTGGCTTCGCAGACAGGCGCCTTTGCGCAAGACGCGCCCATCGTCCAGCCGGGCGCGCCGGGCGAAGACGTGCGCCAGATCAGCGCCGACGAAGCCGTACAGATCGCCGCGAACCGCTTTTCCGAGGCCGATGTGCAGTTCATGCGCGACATGATCGTGCACCATTATCAGGCGGTGCAGATGGCGGACCTGGTCGCAGAGCGCACCAGCACCGATGACATTGTCGCCGTCGCCGGGCGCATCAACGCCAGCCAGGCCGACGAGATCGCCTTCATGCAAGGCTGGCTTGAAGAGCGTGGCCAGGACGCGCCCGATCCCGCCAATGATCCGCATGCGATGCATCACGGCATGGATCATGGCGGCGGCCATGCCGGACACTCCATGATGGCGGGGATGGCGACGCCAGAGCAGATGGAGGAATTGGCCCAGGCGAGCGGGACAGAGTTTGACGCTCTGTTCCTGGAGCTGATGATCGCTCACCATGACGGCGCAATCGTGATGGTGGATGCGCTGCTGGACGAACGGGGCTCGGCCTATGACCCGGTCTTGTTTGACTTCGTCAATGATGTCCGCAGTGAACAGAACTCGGAAATCCGCCGGATGAGCGCTGTGCTCGCGGCGCTGTCCGAAGATCCGCGCAATGGCTTGTCGGCGGGCTTCCGTGACGCCGGAGAAGCGATTTCGAACCTGGAGCTGGTGGCCAGCTTGCCCAAGCCCACCGGCTTTTTCGACGCCGAGAACCCGGTCGGCCTGCCGCCGGAAATCACTCCGGAGGAAACGGATGAAGAGGTTGAGCGTCGCTTTGGTCAGCGCGCGCCGTTTCTGAGCTTTTCGAACACGGATATGGCCTTCGCCGGCGATTTGATGGCGGTCGGCAATTATCACGGCTTCAACCTGTATCGCTTGGGCGAAGACGCGCCCGTTCTGATCAGCTCGGTCGTGTGTCCGGGCGGGCAGGGCGATGTGTCCATTGTGGGCGATCTGCTTCTGGTGTCCGTACAGGACACCCGCGCGCGCGTGGATTGCGGTCGTCAGGGCGTGAGCGAAGACGTCAGCGAAGAGCGTTTCCGGGGCTTGCGGATATTTGACATCAGCAATCCGGTCGCCCCGCGTCAGGTCGGCCAGGTGCAGACCTGCCGCGGCTCGCACACGCATTCGGTGGTCTCAAGCGATGAGAACACCATTGTGGTCTACAACTCCGGCACCAGCTCGATTCGTGACGAAGAAGAGATGGCAGGCTGCGTCGCGGGTTTTCCGGGTGATGAAGAAACGGCGCTGTTCAGCATCGACGTGATCGAAATCCCGGTCGCCAATCCTGCCGCGTCGAGCATTGTGGACAGCCCGCGCGTCTTCGCTGATGACGAGACGGGCCGGATCGCCGGGCTCTGGACCGGCGGCGATCATGGCGAGGGCACCCAGTCCACGCGCCGCACGGACCAGTGCCATGACATTACGGTCTTCCCGTCGCTGAACCTCGCCGCGGGGGCGTGCTCGGGCAATGGCATCTTGCTCGACATCAGCGATCCGCGTGCGCCGCAGCGCATTGACGCCGTGGTCGACCAGGGCTTCGCCTACTGGCACTCGGCCACCTTCAGCAATGCGGGCGACAAGATCCTGTTCACTGATGAATGGGGCGGCGGCGGACGGCCGCGTTGCCGCGCCCAAGACCCCATGGATTGGGGCGCGAATGCGATCTACGCTATCAATGACGGCCAGCTTGAGTTTGAAGGCTACTACAAGATCTCTTCCGCCCAGACCGAAGAAGAGAACTGCGTCGCGCATAATGGCTCCATCGTCCCGGTTCCCGGCCGCGATATCTTCGTGCAGTCCTGGTATCAGGGCGGGATTTCCGTGCTCGACTTCACCGATCCCGCCAATGCCTACGAGATCGCGTTCTTTGACCGCGGGCCGATCGATCCCGATGTGATGGTGCTGGGCGGATACTGGTCGAGCTATTGGTATGACGGCCGCATCTACGGCACCGAGATCGTGCGCGGCCTTGATGTCTTCGAGATGCTGCCCAGTGACCAACTGAGCGAAAACGAGATCGCCGCCGCGGCGCTGGCCGATCAGGGCGACACCTTCAACCCGCAGCAGCAATTGCCGGTCAGCTGGCCTGACCATCCGGTCGTGGGCCTGGCCTATCTGGACCAGCTGATGCGTGACGAGGCTCTGCCGTCAGAGCAGGCGACGAGCCTGTATGACGCGTTGGGACGTGCGGCGCAGGTTGTCGAGGCGGACGCACGGGATCGTCAACTGGCGCGTGAGCTGCGCGATCTGGGTCGGGATTTGCCCGATGCGTCTGAAGACGGCGTCGCCGCCCACCGGATCACGGCGCTTTCAGAAGTGATTGACGGGGTCGCCCGCAGCCTTCGATAA
- a CDS encoding acyltransferase family protein has translation MIKYRPEIDGLRTIAVLSVVFYHAELFIGDRQLFRGGFLGVDVFFVISGYLITSIILKEAAGAEFSFLRFYERRVRRLLPALVVVLLATTLAAVPMLHASALKEFAGSAITSLLFSSNIWFWLQDAYTAEPSRLKPLLHTWTLSVEEQFYIIFPVLVLLVLKLRKSLLLPSLGLVFLSSLLAAQVSSQHAPEANFYLLPMRAWELMAGAILASLEMRYGRQSHRVSQSTLPWLGLSLVCGPILFFHHGLPHPSVLTLAPVLGVALLIWFTRPGGLVTTLLSLRPMVWIGLTSYSLYLWHFPMFALARVHFGELSLGLTLGLIAGSVLLSGLSYLWIEKPFRNTRRVSLNRFTALAGLLVGLLLFINGAIVILDGRVKLPGGSHYAYTQAQIESGRNARFDGVRQRCVRLGWEVCDAPQDGRQNILIVGDSHTVDALNALEVVFPRAHLMQSTLPGCPPSPDIRALVSATHPDLPQCETINRERFDPASLQGVDMVVITYLGDWYGPDDLEPYLQFLTANTDVPIIWFGNYFHLTANFPDLLRERDGLEGVDSLGGQIRSRFLYEDQNTQLAASYGVIYVSKRDALCDGDDCPLFAEGEPFTWDKHHLSRSFARRLGEALKEDLRPLISSEP, from the coding sequence ATGATCAAGTATCGTCCGGAGATCGACGGGCTGAGGACAATCGCAGTGCTTTCCGTTGTGTTTTATCACGCGGAACTGTTCATCGGTGACCGGCAGCTCTTTCGTGGCGGGTTCCTCGGCGTTGATGTCTTCTTCGTCATCTCGGGCTATCTGATCACATCGATCATACTCAAAGAGGCTGCGGGGGCTGAATTTAGCTTCCTGCGCTTCTATGAGCGGCGGGTGCGTCGATTGTTGCCAGCTCTTGTCGTGGTGCTTCTCGCCACCACGCTGGCGGCCGTGCCCATGTTGCATGCGAGTGCGTTGAAAGAGTTTGCCGGCTCAGCGATCACAAGCCTGCTCTTTTCATCCAATATCTGGTTTTGGCTACAGGACGCCTATACCGCTGAACCTTCTCGACTAAAGCCGTTGCTGCACACCTGGACGCTGTCGGTTGAAGAGCAATTCTACATCATTTTTCCGGTGCTGGTCCTACTGGTGCTGAAACTGCGTAAAAGCTTGCTCTTGCCCTCACTCGGGCTGGTCTTCCTCTCATCTTTGCTGGCGGCGCAAGTGAGCAGTCAGCATGCGCCGGAGGCGAATTTCTATCTACTTCCCATGCGCGCTTGGGAATTGATGGCTGGCGCGATCCTGGCCAGCCTTGAGATGCGGTATGGGCGTCAATCGCACCGAGTGTCGCAGTCGACCCTGCCATGGCTGGGTTTGTCTCTGGTTTGCGGCCCGATCTTGTTTTTCCATCACGGTTTGCCGCATCCGTCCGTCCTGACGCTGGCTCCAGTTCTGGGTGTCGCACTGCTGATCTGGTTCACTCGGCCCGGTGGCCTGGTGACGACGCTGTTGAGTCTGCGGCCGATGGTCTGGATCGGGCTCACTTCCTATTCGTTGTATCTTTGGCACTTTCCAATGTTCGCCCTGGCGCGCGTGCATTTCGGCGAGCTGAGCCTGGGTTTGACCCTCGGTCTCATCGCCGGATCGGTCCTTCTGTCCGGCCTCAGCTATCTCTGGATTGAAAAGCCATTCCGGAATACGAGACGGGTCAGTCTGAACCGCTTCACGGCGCTCGCGGGCCTCCTGGTGGGGCTGTTGCTCTTCATCAACGGCGCCATCGTCATTTTGGATGGACGAGTGAAGCTGCCAGGCGGTTCGCACTACGCCTACACGCAAGCCCAGATCGAATCTGGTCGAAACGCCCGGTTCGATGGTGTGCGTCAGCGTTGTGTTCGTTTGGGGTGGGAGGTGTGTGACGCGCCTCAGGATGGACGACAGAACATCCTGATCGTTGGCGACAGCCATACGGTGGACGCATTGAATGCCCTGGAAGTTGTATTCCCGCGGGCGCATCTCATGCAATCGACCCTTCCGGGTTGCCCGCCTTCACCGGATATTCGAGCACTGGTCAGCGCCACTCATCCCGATTTGCCCCAATGTGAAACGATCAATCGTGAGCGTTTTGATCCCGCTTCCTTGCAAGGCGTGGATATGGTCGTGATCACCTATCTCGGCGACTGGTACGGTCCGGATGATCTTGAGCCTTATCTGCAGTTTCTAACTGCGAACACGGATGTCCCAATCATCTGGTTCGGCAATTACTTTCATCTGACTGCGAACTTCCCAGACCTCTTGAGGGAGCGGGACGGCTTGGAAGGTGTGGACAGTTTGGGCGGTCAAATCCGAAGCCGGTTTCTCTATGAAGACCAGAACACGCAGTTGGCGGCGTCTTACGGTGTCATCTATGTCAGCAAGCGGGATGCGTTGTGTGACGGCGATGATTGCCCGCTCTTCGCAGAGGGCGAGCCCTTCACCTGGGACAAGCACCATCTGTCCAGGTCGTTTGCGAGACGGCTGGGGGAGGCGCTGAAAGAGGATTTACGTCCGCTGATATCCTCGGAGCCATGA